DNA sequence from the Corynebacterium freneyi genome:
CTGTGCGGGCTGAGTGGACGCCATCGCGATCAGCGCCCCGTGATCAACGACATCGCCTCGGCGCGGGACCGGGCGTCGGACTTGAACCCGCCGCGCACGGCCGAGGTTATGGTCGTGGCGCCGGGCTTGCGGATGCCCCGCATGGCCATGCACAGGTGCTCGCATTCGATGACGACGATCGCCGACGTCGGCTGCAGCTTTTCGACGAGCGCGTCGGCGACCTGCCCGGTCAGGCGTTCCTGAACCTGGGGGCGCTTGGCGTACAGGTCCACCAGGCGGGCGAGCTTGGACAGGCCGGTGACGCGGCCCTCGGGGCCGGGGATGTAGCCGATGTGGGCCTTGCCGAAGAACGGCACCAGGTGGTGCTCGCACGTCGAGTAGATCGGGATGTCCTTGACCAGGACCAGCTCCTGGTGGCCCTCGTCGAAGGTCTTCTCCAGGACCTCGGACGGGTCGACGTGGAGCCCGGCGAAGACCTCGCGGTAGGCGCGGGCCACGCGGGCCGGGGTTTCCCGCAGACCTTCGCGGTCGGGATCCTCGCCGACGGCCAGCAACAGCTCGCGGACGGCCGCTTCGGCGCGGGCCCGGTCGAACGTGCCGGAGTCGGCGTGGTCGGCGGCGATGTCCGGGTGGACCTCATCGTCGCGGTGGTCGTAATTCATCGCGGGTCCTCCATTCCGCTGGTGCCCGCATCGGGGGTCTCGTCGGGGCGCGGCGGCGTCGGTTCGGAGCCGTCCGTGGCTCGGTGCCGGCCGCCACCGGAACCGGGCTCGGGGATGCGTCGCGTCGGCTCGGAGTCGGCGCCGAGCGGGCGGCCCTCCGGCGCCTCGTCGCGCGTGTCCGGGGTTTCCCGGTGCTCCGGCTGCTCGTGGTCGGGCAGGCGGAAACCGCGCGGCTCGTCGGCCTGCCCCGGGTTCTCCCACCCGGACGGTGCCGGGTAGTTCGCCGTTCCCGGATGCCCGCCGGGCGTTTTGTTCCAGCCCTGCTGGCCAGACTGGCTCCAGGGTCCCTGCTGGCCCGGCTGTCCCGGCTGGCCCTGTTGACCGGGCTGGCCCGGCTGTCCCTGCGGCCCGAACGAACCGGGACGGCCGTAGGGGGCCTGCGGACCACGCGGGCCGTTGGCCGGCGGCGGCCACCCGGGCACGGTCCAATCGGCCGGCGGCGGGGTGCCGCCGTAAACCGGCACGGAGGGTCGGCCGGTCTGACCCGGCAGCCCCTTCGGGCCACCCGGTGCGGCGGGGTTGCCCGGACCGGCGGCACCGTCGCCGTCTCCGGCACCCTCACCGGCACCCGACGGGCCGTCCTGACGGCGCGGGCGAACCGGCGCGAAGATGTTCTCGCGGCGCGGCGGCTCTTCGCCGCGCTCGATGGCCAACTCGACCGGAGTCTTCACCGGCTCGCGGCCGTCGCGCGGGTGACGCTGATCGGTGTCCAGGAAATCCAGGCGCTCCCGGATGCGGACGTCGGTGAACATCGCCTCCAGGTCCGGACGGCGCAGGGTCTCCTTCTCCAGCAGCTTCTCGGCGAGCAGGTCGAGGGTGTCGCGGTTTTCCCTGAGAATGTCGTACGCCTCGTCGTGCGCCTTCGAGATGAGCCCCCGCACCTCCTCGTCGATCTTCGCCGCCACCGCGGGCGAGTAGTCCAGGGTCCCGGAGCCGCCGCGACCGACGAACGGGTCGCCAGCCTCCTCGCCGTATTTCACCGGGCCCAGCGACGCGGTCATGCCGTACTCGGTCACCATCGCCCGGGCGATCTTCGTCGCCTGCTCGATGTCGGCCGACGCGCCCGTCGTCGGCAAGCCGAAGACCAATTCCTCGGCGGCACGGCCGCCCATCGCGAACACCAGGCGCGCGAACAGCTCGGGCAGGTTGTACATGCCCTTGTCGTCCTCGGGCACCGTCATCGCGTGACCGCCGGTGCGGCCGCGGGCGAGGATGGTCACCTTGTACACGCGCTCGATGTCCTTCAACGCCCACGCGGCCAGGGTGTGGCCGCCCTCGTGGTACGCCGTGACCTTCTTCTCCTGCTCGGAAATGACCTTCGACGTGCGGCGCGGGCCGCCGACGACGCGGTCGACCGCCTCCTCCAGCGCATCGGCGGTGATGATGTCGCCGTTGACGCGGGCGGTGAGCAGCGCCGCCTCGTTGAGCACGTTCTGCAGATCGGCGCCCGACATGCCCGCGGTGCGCTTGGCCAGCGACTCCAGATCGGCGTCGGGGCCCAGCGGCTTGTTGCGGGCGTGGACCTCGAGGATCGCCTTGCGGCCGGCCAGGTCGGGGGCGCCGACGGGAATCTGACGGTCGAAACGGCCCGGACGCAGCAGAGCCGGGTCGAGGATGTCCGGACGGTTCGTCGCCGCCATGATGATGACGCTGGAGCGGTCCGAGAACCCGTCCATCTCGACGAGCAGCTGGTTGAGGGTCTGCTCGCGCTCGTCGTGGCCGCCGCCCATGCCGGCGCCGCGCTGGCGGCCGACCGCGTCGATCTCGTCGATGAAGATGATGCAGGGGCTGTTTTCCTTGGCCTGGTTGAACAGGTCGCGCACGCGCGACGCGCCGACGCCGACGAACATCTCCACGAAGTCGGAGCCGGAGATCGTGTAAAACGGCACGCCCGCCTCGCCCGCCACCGCACGGGCCAGCAGGGTCTTGCCGGTGCCGGGCGGGCCGAACAGCAGCACGCCGCGCGGGATCTTCGCGCCCAGCGCCTCGTAGCGGGCGGGGTTCTGCAGGAAGTCGCGGATCTCGTCGAGTTCCTGCACCGCCTCGTCGGCGCCGGCGACGTCGTCGAACGTGTTGGTCGGCTCCTCCTTGTTCAGCAGCTTCGCCTTGGAGTTGCCGAACCCGAACATGCCGCCGCGGCCGCCCTGCATGCGGCTGAACAGCCACATGATCAGGACGAAGAAGATCAGCATCGGCAGCAGGAACCCGAGCGTGGACATCAGGAACGAGTCCTGGGTGACCTTCGTCGTGTACTTGTCCATGCCCTCGGCGCCGGAGACCTTCTCGAAGATCCGGTCGGAGGCCCGCGCCGGGTAGTTGGTCATGACCTCCTTGACGTCCTCGGTCTCCTCGACCTCGATGCCCTCCTTCAGCGTCAGGCGCAACCGCTGCTCGCGGTCGTCGATCTGCGCTTCGGCGACGTTGCCTGCGTCGATCTGCTGCAAGGCGATCGACGTGTCGACCTCGCGGAACGACCGCGTGTCATCGGTGAGGGTGGTCACCGCGAAGATGAGGAGGAGGAAGATGCCGACGATGCCGGCGGTCCGGAAGACCTTGTTCTTGTCCATTGAGGGGCGTGGCCTTGGCTTTCTCGGGTTCGGGGGCCGTGTGCGACGCGACCGCCGCGGCGGGGTGCCGCGGCGGGTTCGTCGTGAAGCGGTGTTCTGGCTCTGGTTCTAGCTCTGGTAGACGCGCGGATGCAGCGTGCCGACGTACGGGAGGTCGCGGTAGCGCTCGGCGTAATCCAGGCCGTAGCCGATGACGAACTCGTTGGGAATGTCGAAGCCGATGTCGGCGATGTCGAGCTTCGCCCGCAGGGCGTCGGGCTTGCGCAGCAGGGTGATGACCTCCAGGGACCGCGGGTTGCGGTTGCGCAAGTTCTTCACCAGCCACGACAGGGTCAGGCCGGAGTCGATGATGTCCTCCAGGATGATGACGTCGCGACCCTCAATGTCGCGGTCGAGGTCCTTGAGGATGCGCACGACGCCGGACGACGACGCGGAGTTGCCGTAGGACGACACCGCCATGAACTCCATCTGGGTCGGGCATTTCAGCTCGCGGGCGAAGTCCGTCATGAAGAACACGGCGCCCTTGAGCACGCCCACGAGGATGAGGTCCTCCTCGGCGTCGGCGTGGGTTTCGTTGACGCGGGCGGCCATCTCGGCGATGCGCGCGCGCAGTTCGGTCTCGGAGATCAGGATGGCTTCGACGTCGTCCCCGTACGGGTTGTCGGGAACGTTGAAGTCCTTGACGTCATGCATGCGGTCGTCCTTTCCGCGCTGGCGCGCCGGCGGTTGCTGCCCGGGATCCCTGCTCCGATCGTGCGGGGATCCCTGCGTGGTTGGGGCGGGGCCGGTGCAACCCCGCGACACTGCCAGAGTGCCACCTTTTCGGTGCACCTCCAACCTGCATCCCGGCTGATCGGGGGTTTCCGCCGGGGGCAGGGCGACGCCGCCGCGGCCTCGGTGGTCGCCGACGAGCCGGTCCAGCGCCCGGACGTGGGCGGTGGTCAGGGCCGATGCGCCGTTGGCTTCGGCCCATTTTTTCAGGATGCGGGTGCGCACGGCGTCGGGTTGCGTGACGACGACGCCGACGTCCAGGTCGACCGCCGTGCCGTCGGGGCCGCCGTGGCCCGCCTGCGCCAACGCATCGTCGGCGAGGGAGTCGAGGACGGCCGAATCGGCGCGGACGAGGTCTGCGGTGCGCGCGAGGTTGGCGGCCACGCCCGGACCGAGAAGCTCCTCCAACATGGGCAGGGCGGTGCGGCGGGCGCGGACGCGAGCGTGGCGGGGGTCGTCGTTGTGCGGGTCGTGCCACGGCTCGAGGCCGAGTTCGTCGCAGGCGGCTTCGGTGTCGGCGCGGCGCAGGGCCAGCAACGGGCGGAGCACCCGGACGCCGTCGTCCCACGTGCGGTCGGGCGCCATGCCGGACAGGGCGGAGGGGCCGGCGCCGCGGGCGAGGCCGAGCAGCACCGTCTCCGCCTGATCGTCGAGGGTGTGGGCCAACAGCAGCGGGGCGTCCGCCCGGTGGGCGACGGCGTGGAGCGCGGCGTGGCGGGCGGTGCGGGCGGCGGCCTCCGGCCCCTGCCCCGCCCCGTCGGTGCCGCCGGGCACGTCGACGCGGACGACGTCGGCGGTTGCGCCGAACCCCCGCGCCGTCTCCGCCGCGCGGCGGGCGACGTCGGCCGAACCTTCCTGCAGCCCGTGATCGACGACGACCGCGTGCACCGACTCCGCGCCGATCCCCGCCCCCAGCGCCTCCGCAGCGCACGCCGCCGTCAGGGCCAGGGAATCCGCCCCTCCGGACAACCCCACCACCACCCGGGGCACCCGGGTGTCGCCGAAGCGCGGACCGTCGTCACGCACGAGCCCGCCGAACACTGGCCGCACGGCCCGCCGGACCCGCAGAAACGCGGGACTGCGGCGGGGCCAGAACGGGGCGGCGGTCATGCGGTCAGGCTACCGGGCACGTCGCGCGGACCGACTACGCGCCGCCGCCGACGACCCCACCCGCCGCGATGCGGTCCATCGCCGTGAGCAGCACGCGCTCCTGCGTCATGCGGGCGACCACCTGCACCGGCACGCCCGTCACCGGCTCGACGACGACGCCGGCCGGGAAGCCCAGCAGGTTCCACACGGACACGAAGGGCGCGAACCGCATGTTGGCGAGCATGTTCGCCGACCACGGGCGCGAGTTCCACGGGCCGGTCGACGGCGGCTCGGTGGCCAGCGCCGGGGTGATCAGGACGTTGTCGCCCGGCAGGAACTTCTCCATCTTCGACCGGGCCCGCACCACCTGGCGGTCGGAGATCGACCAGCGCAGCGATCGGCCGATGCGCGCGTGGACGCGGTTGCGCCACTCCAGGTGGTCGGGCATGCCCTCGTCGGCCAGCGAATCGGCCACGCCGGCCGACCAGCGGGCGAGCATCGGCAGCGGGTTGAGCGGGTACGGCGCCTTGGCCTTGCGCACGGGGAAACCGGCGTCGCCGAGGGTCTTCGCCGCCTGGCGCGCCGCCTCCTTCCATTCCTCGCGCGCCCCGAAACCGGCCACCGGCGACGACAGGTCCAGCATCGCGCCGAAGTTCTCCGGCAACGGGGCGCCGACGGCGTCGACGTGACCGAGAGTCAGCTCCCGCATGAGCAGCGTCAGGTCGTCGTTGTCCTGCGCGATGACGCCCTGCACCGCCATGCCGTACCAGTCGTTGCGTCCGTTGCGACCCGGGACGATGCCGGGCGTCGACTTGATGGTGGACAGGTTGCACGCCGCCGCGGGGATGCGCAGCGATCCCATGCCGTCGTTGCCCTGGGCGAAGGGCACCATGCCCGCCGCCACCGCCGCCGCGGCACCTCCCGAGGACCCGCCGGGCGAGAGCCCCGGGCGGACCGGGTTGCGGGTGATGCGGCCCGGCGCGTCGGTGGTGCCCCACGTGCAGAACTGCGGGTTGGCGGTGGTGCCCACCGGGATCGCGCCCGCCTGCACCAGGCGCTGGACCACGTCGTTGTCGCGGGCGGTGTTGTCCTTCAGGGCGAAGGGCACGCCGGCCAGGCCCAGGTCGGCGAGGTCCGGGCGGGCGGCCAGTTCGCGGGCCTCGGAGATCGCCCGGTCGGCCCACACCTCCGTGAAGGCGTTGACCGCCCCGTCGACGGCGGCGATCCGATCGAGGGATTCGCGCACGGCCTCCTCCGGGGTCATCCGCCCGGCGCGCACGCGGGCGGCGATGTCCCGGGCGGTGGGCTGGGGCAGCGGCTGGATGTCGTCCATCGTCTCTCCTGGGTGTCGGTGTTTGGGCCCACCGTAGACCAGTTCGTTTCACTCACGATTGCTTTTCGACGGATACGTGGAGCGCCAGATGCGCGAAAACGCGAGCGGTCGGGAGGTGACGGGGTCAGGCGATGTCGTGGAGGCCCGTCGCCGCGGCGTCGGCGGCGGCGCGGGCGGGCAGCAGCGACGCCTCGTTGGAGAGCAGGACGAACGTCAGCACGACGCCGCCCTGCGTCACCGTGTACCCGGCCAGCGCGGAGGTGCCGTCGAGCGTGCCCGTTTTGGCGCGAACCCAGCCGGCGCCGTCGGAGCCGGAGTATCGCTCGGCGAGGGTGCCGGAGACGCCGCCGACCGGCAGCGCGTCGAGCAGCGGGCGCAGCTTCGCGGTGAGCTCGTCCGCATCGTCCGCTCCATCACCTTCGGCCGCTCCGGTCCCTTCGACCCCGTCGATTCCCGGGTGCCGGCCGGTAGCGGCGAGCAGCACCCGATCGAGCTGCGCGGGGGTGACGCGGTTGTCCACGCTCAGGCCGCTGGAGTCGGCGAGGTTCGCGGCACTGGAACCGGTGTTTTCCAACGCCAGCCCATGCTCGGCCAGGACGTCGGCGACTGCCTTCGCCGCGCCGGCGAAATCGGGGGTCAGGCCACGCGAGACGGCCACCTCGCGGGCCAGCGATTCGGCCAGGACGTTGTCGGAACGGGTCATCATCTGGTGCACCCGCTCGGACAACGGGGCGGACTCGACCTCGGCGAGCACCTCGGGTTCGCCGCCGAACCTCGACTGCGCGGTCTCCTCCGGCGCCAGCACCTCGACGTTCGCCACCCCCATGGCGGTCGCGAGGGCCTGACCGGCGCCCGCGGCGGGCTCCGGGGTGCGGCGCGCATCCTCGCGGTCGAGCGACAGTCGGGCACCGTCGACCATCACCGGCTCAACCGGCGCGATGTACCCGTCCTCGATGCCGTCGCGCTCCCACGTGGAATGGAAGGTGTCGCGGAACAGCGAACGATCGACGTAGACGGTGGACGCGCCCGCATCCTGCGGCACCGGCTGCCCCTCGGCGACGCCCAGCGAGGCGCGGACCTCCTCGGCGATCTCGGCGATCGACGCGGCCCCCGGATAGAAACCCGCGCCGTCGACGCTCAGCGTCGGATCCCCCGCACCGACCAACACCACCCCGTTCTGCTCCGGGTAACGCACCACCCGGGTGGCCACGGTCTTGTCGTGGTCGAGCTCCAGCAGCGCCGCCGCGGCGGTCAGGATCTTCAGCGACGACGCAGGCCGCGACGGCTCCGCCGACCCCTGCTCCCACAGCACGTCGCCCGTCCGCGCCGACGACACGACCGCCGTCAACCGCCCCAGCGCCGGGTCCTTCGCGGCGGCGTCCATCACGGCCGCCACCTGCGCCGCCAACTCCGACTCGTCGGCGATCGGCTCCCCCGACGAACCGTCGTCAAGCTCCTGCGACGCGCCCGCCGCCCGCAACGGAGCCTGCACGCCCGGGACCTGCGGAGCCTCCGCCACCGTCACCCGATTCGCATTGACCGCCATGCCCGCCACCACGATCACGCACACCACGACGGCGAACGCGGCGATGGACAACATCCACCCGACGGTACGGCTCACGGGGCTCCTCCGGAGGTATGGGCAACGGCAACGACTAAGATGGATCCACTGTAGGCGCCCGCGCCGGCGCATCGCACGACACCACACCAGAGGAGCAGTCCACAATGACCATCGAGGTCACCATCGAGATCCCGAAGGGCCAGCGCAACAAGTACGAAGTCGACCACGAGACCGGCAAGGTCTACCTCGACCGCTACCTGTTCACCCCCATGGCCTACCCGGCCGACTACGGCTACATCGAGGACACCCTCGGCGAGGACGGCGATCCGCTGGACGCGCTGGTCGTGCTGCCGGAGCCGGTGTTCCCCGGCGTCATCGTCAAGGCCCGCCCGGTCGGCGTGTTCAAGATGACCGACGAGGCCGGCGGCGACGACAAGCTGCTCTGCGTCCTCGACGACCCGCGCTTCGACCACTTCCAGGACCTCGGCGACATCTCCCAGTTCACCCTCGACGAGATCGAGCACTTCTTCGTGCACTACAAGGATCTCGAGCCGGGCAAGGAGGTCTCCGGCTCCGGTTGGGGCGACAAGGCCGAGGCCCAGCGCATCCTCGACGAGGCCATCGAGCGCCACAAGTAGGCGTCTCCCCGGGGCTTGCCGTCCTGAGGGACCGGCCTCGGGATCACCCGCCGCATTCCATCGCGAATGCGGCGGGTTTCGCCGTTTTCGGGCGGGGGTATCCGGGCCGGGGGCGGCGCACCCCCGGGGAAATAATGCCCCGGGGGGTATGATTGACGCAGTCGAAGGCGGCGCACCCGGAACCCGCGCCGCCCCACTCACCACTCCCCGCTCCCCCACTCCCGAAAGGACCACGCGATGAGCGACACCACCATGGACCGACTCCCCCTCGGCGACGTTTTCAAGGAGGCTTGGAAGGCCCAGGCAGCCCAGACCCAGGCGATCTGGAAGAAGGCCGAGGAACTCGGCGTCGGCCGCGACCTCATCGAATTGGTCTACGTCCGCGCGTCGCAGATCAACGGCTGCGCGTTCTGCCTGGACGTCCACGTCCGCGAAGGCCTCAAGGCCGGCCTGAGCACCCTGAAGCTGTCGGTCACCCCGGCGTGGCGCGAGGCCGGCGCGGTGTACGACGACGTCGAGCGCGCCGCCCTGACCATCGCCGAAACCGCCACCGACCCGGTCGCCGCGCACGACAACGTCGAAGAGTACGACGCCGCCCGCGCGGTGCTGGGCGACGACAAGGCCGCGTTGCTGGCCTGGGCCGCGATCTGCATCAACGGCTGGAACCGCATGCACGCCCTGAGCCGCACGCCGGTCGAGGGCGCGTAGCGGTCAGTCGCTGATCCGCTCGCCGGACTCCCCGTCGAACAGGTAGATCCGGCGGGCGTCCGGCACCACGCGCAGCCCGTCGCCCGCAGCGACGCCGTGACCGCGGTCGCGACGCACGGCGATCTTCTCGCCGCCCTTGCCGACGCCGTGGACGATCGACTCCGCGCCGAGCTCCTCGACCTGGGTGACGTCGATGGTCACGCACTGGTCGGCGGGATGCGTCCCATCCGCGTCGACCGCCACGTCTTCCGGACGGAAGCCCACGGTGACGCGGCGGCCGTCGTCCTGCCGCGCCCCCAAGGGCACGACGGCGCCGCCGTCGAGAACCACGACGTCGTCGCGGACCACGCCCGGCAGCAGATTCATCGACGGCGATCCCATGAACCCCGCGACGAAGGCGTTGACCGGCCGGTCGTACAGCACCGCGGGAGTGTCCACCTGCTGCAGGACGCCGTCGAGCAGCACGGCGACGCGGTCTCCCATCGTCATCGCCTCGACCTGGTCATGCGTGACGTAGACGGTGGTGGTGCCCAGGCGCCGCTGGAGGGCCGAAATTTCGCCGCGGGTTTCCACCCGCAACTTCGCGTCGAGGTTGGACAGCGGCTCATCCATGCAGAACACCGCGGGTTCGCGGACGATCGCACGTCCCATCGCCACGCGCTGACGCTGGCCGCCCGACAGTGCCGCGGGCTTGCGGTCCAGGAGATTCTCCAGCTGGAGGATGCGGGCGGCTTCCTTCACGCGCTGCTCGATCTCCGCCTTGGGCACCTTCTGATTCCGCAGCGCGAATCCCATGTTCTTCGCGACCGTCATGTTGGGGTACAGCGCGTAATTCTGGAAGACCATGGCGACGTCGCGGTCCTGGGGGCGAACGTCGGTCGCGTCGAGCCCGCCGATGTGGATGCTGCCGCGGTCGACGGGTTCGAGCCCCGCCAGCATCCGCAGGGACGTCGACTTGCCGCAGCCCGACGGTCCGACCAGCACCAGGAACTCGCCGTCGGCGATGTCCAGGTTCAGGGAATCGACGGCGGGCTTGCCGTCCTTGGCGTAAATGCGCGTGGCTCCGTCGAAGATGACGCCCGCCATGTTTCCTCCTCGTTGTCTTCTCTTGTCGCCGAAATACCCGCCGAACTACAGGTGCGGCTCGATGTCGCGCTCGTAGGCGGTGGTCAGCTCCTCCTCGAGCGACGAC
Encoded proteins:
- the folE gene encoding GTP cyclohydrolase I FolE, with translation MNYDHRDDEVHPDIAADHADSGTFDRARAEAAVRELLLAVGEDPDREGLRETPARVARAYREVFAGLHVDPSEVLEKTFDEGHQELVLVKDIPIYSTCEHHLVPFFGKAHIGYIPGPEGRVTGLSKLARLVDLYAKRPQVQERLTGQVADALVEKLQPTSAIVVIECEHLCMAMRGIRKPGATTITSAVRGGFKSDARSRAEAMSLITGR
- the ftsH gene encoding ATP-dependent zinc metalloprotease FtsH, giving the protein MDKNKVFRTAGIVGIFLLLIFAVTTLTDDTRSFREVDTSIALQQIDAGNVAEAQIDDREQRLRLTLKEGIEVEETEDVKEVMTNYPARASDRIFEKVSGAEGMDKYTTKVTQDSFLMSTLGFLLPMLIFFVLIMWLFSRMQGGRGGMFGFGNSKAKLLNKEEPTNTFDDVAGADEAVQELDEIRDFLQNPARYEALGAKIPRGVLLFGPPGTGKTLLARAVAGEAGVPFYTISGSDFVEMFVGVGASRVRDLFNQAKENSPCIIFIDEIDAVGRQRGAGMGGGHDEREQTLNQLLVEMDGFSDRSSVIIMAATNRPDILDPALLRPGRFDRQIPVGAPDLAGRKAILEVHARNKPLGPDADLESLAKRTAGMSGADLQNVLNEAALLTARVNGDIITADALEEAVDRVVGGPRRTSKVISEQEKKVTAYHEGGHTLAAWALKDIERVYKVTILARGRTGGHAMTVPEDDKGMYNLPELFARLVFAMGGRAAEELVFGLPTTGASADIEQATKIARAMVTEYGMTASLGPVKYGEEAGDPFVGRGGSGTLDYSPAVAAKIDEEVRGLISKAHDEAYDILRENRDTLDLLAEKLLEKETLRRPDLEAMFTDVRIRERLDFLDTDQRHPRDGREPVKTPVELAIERGEEPPRRENIFAPVRPRRQDGPSGAGEGAGDGDGAAGPGNPAAPGGPKGLPGQTGRPSVPVYGGTPPPADWTVPGWPPPANGPRGPQAPYGRPGSFGPQGQPGQPGQQGQPGQPGQQGPWSQSGQQGWNKTPGGHPGTANYPAPSGWENPGQADEPRGFRLPDHEQPEHRETPDTRDEAPEGRPLGADSEPTRRIPEPGSGGGRHRATDGSEPTPPRPDETPDAGTSGMEDPR
- the hpt gene encoding hypoxanthine phosphoribosyltransferase, encoding MHDVKDFNVPDNPYGDDVEAILISETELRARIAEMAARVNETHADAEEDLILVGVLKGAVFFMTDFARELKCPTQMEFMAVSSYGNSASSSGVVRILKDLDRDIEGRDVIILEDIIDSGLTLSWLVKNLRNRNPRSLEVITLLRKPDALRAKLDIADIGFDIPNEFVIGYGLDYAERYRDLPYVGTLHPRVYQS
- a CDS encoding amidase family protein, coding for MDDIQPLPQPTARDIAARVRAGRMTPEEAVRESLDRIAAVDGAVNAFTEVWADRAISEARELAARPDLADLGLAGVPFALKDNTARDNDVVQRLVQAGAIPVGTTANPQFCTWGTTDAPGRITRNPVRPGLSPGGSSGGAAAAVAAGMVPFAQGNDGMGSLRIPAAACNLSTIKSTPGIVPGRNGRNDWYGMAVQGVIAQDNDDLTLLMRELTLGHVDAVGAPLPENFGAMLDLSSPVAGFGAREEWKEAARQAAKTLGDAGFPVRKAKAPYPLNPLPMLARWSAGVADSLADEGMPDHLEWRNRVHARIGRSLRWSISDRQVVRARSKMEKFLPGDNVLITPALATEPPSTGPWNSRPWSANMLANMRFAPFVSVWNLLGFPAGVVVEPVTGVPVQVVARMTQERVLLTAMDRIAAGGVVGGGA
- a CDS encoding D-alanyl-D-alanine carboxypeptidase/D-alanyl-D-alanine-endopeptidase, producing the protein MSRTVGWMLSIAAFAVVVCVIVVAGMAVNANRVTVAEAPQVPGVQAPLRAAGASQELDDGSSGEPIADESELAAQVAAVMDAAAKDPALGRLTAVVSSARTGDVLWEQGSAEPSRPASSLKILTAAAALLELDHDKTVATRVVRYPEQNGVVLVGAGDPTLSVDGAGFYPGAASIAEIAEEVRASLGVAEGQPVPQDAGASTVYVDRSLFRDTFHSTWERDGIEDGYIAPVEPVMVDGARLSLDREDARRTPEPAAGAGQALATAMGVANVEVLAPEETAQSRFGGEPEVLAEVESAPLSERVHQMMTRSDNVLAESLAREVAVSRGLTPDFAGAAKAVADVLAEHGLALENTGSSAANLADSSGLSVDNRVTPAQLDRVLLAATGRHPGIDGVEGTGAAEGDGADDADELTAKLRPLLDALPVGGVSGTLAERYSGSDGAGWVRAKTGTLDGTSALAGYTVTQGGVVLTFVLLSNEASLLPARAAADAAATGLHDIA
- a CDS encoding inorganic diphosphatase, whose translation is MTIEVTIEIPKGQRNKYEVDHETGKVYLDRYLFTPMAYPADYGYIEDTLGEDGDPLDALVVLPEPVFPGVIVKARPVGVFKMTDEAGGDDKLLCVLDDPRFDHFQDLGDISQFTLDEIEHFFVHYKDLEPGKEVSGSGWGDKAEAQRILDEAIERHK
- a CDS encoding carboxymuconolactone decarboxylase family protein; its protein translation is MSDTTMDRLPLGDVFKEAWKAQAAQTQAIWKKAEELGVGRDLIELVYVRASQINGCAFCLDVHVREGLKAGLSTLKLSVTPAWREAGAVYDDVERAALTIAETATDPVAAHDNVEEYDAARAVLGDDKAALLAWAAICINGWNRMHALSRTPVEGA
- a CDS encoding ABC transporter ATP-binding protein, whose translation is MAGVIFDGATRIYAKDGKPAVDSLNLDIADGEFLVLVGPSGCGKSTSLRMLAGLEPVDRGSIHIGGLDATDVRPQDRDVAMVFQNYALYPNMTVAKNMGFALRNQKVPKAEIEQRVKEAARILQLENLLDRKPAALSGGQRQRVAMGRAIVREPAVFCMDEPLSNLDAKLRVETRGEISALQRRLGTTTVYVTHDQVEAMTMGDRVAVLLDGVLQQVDTPAVLYDRPVNAFVAGFMGSPSMNLLPGVVRDDVVVLDGGAVVPLGARQDDGRRVTVGFRPEDVAVDADGTHPADQCVTIDVTQVEELGAESIVHGVGKGGEKIAVRRDRGHGVAAGDGLRVVPDARRIYLFDGESGERISD